In Novosphingobium sp. RL4, the sequence GCACGGTGAGGCGGAACAGGGTTGCGCCCATGTTCATCGCCATCAGCAGCGAGGTGAGGGGCGACGTGCCGGGATTGCAGTCCGTCGCCAGCGCGATCGGCACGCCGGCTGCGCGCAGGGCGGCGACCGGCGGCAGCACGGTTTCGCGGCAGAAATAGTAGGCGCCAGGCAGCAGCGTGGCGACGGTGCCGGAAGCGGCCATGGCGGCCACGCCTTCGCTATCGAGATGTTCGAGATGATCCGCCGAAAGCGCGCCGTGGCGGGCGGCCAGGGCGCTGCCGTGGAGGTTGGAGAGCTGCTCCGCATGGAGCTTCACTGGCAGGCCATGCGCTTTGGCGGCGACGAAAAGACGCTCGGTCTGCTCGGGAGAGAAGCCGATGCCCTCGCAGAAGGCGTCCACCGCATCGGCAAGGCCCGCCTGTGCGACGGCGGGCAGCATGAGCTCGCAGATGTGGCCGATATAGCCATCGGCATCGCCTGCGAATTCGGGAGGCAGGGCGTGGGCGCCGAGGAAGGTGGTGACGATCCGCACGGGGCGGAGTTCGCCCAGCCGCCGTGCGGCGCGCAGCATCTTGATCTCGCTGGCAAGGTCGAGGCCGTAGCCTGACTTCACCTCGACGGTGGTAACGCCTTCCGAAATCAGCGCGTCGAGGCGGGGCAGGGCGGAGGCGACCAGTTCGTCCTCGCTGGCGGCGCGCGTGGCCTTCATGGTCGAGACGATGCCGCCCCCGGCGCGGGCGATTTCCTCATAGGAAGCGCCTTCCAGCCGCAGTTCGAACTCGCGCGAGCGGTCTGCGCCGAAGACGAGATGGGTGTGGCAATCGATCAGGCCGGGCGTGATCCAGCGGCCCGCGCAGTCGATCGTTTCGGCGGCGTCGAATGGGGGAGCCCCGGCTTCAGGACCGGCGTACAAGATCGCGCCGTCCTGCGATGCGACGAGGCCGTTCTCGACCAGTCCGAGTCCCTCGCCCGCCATCGTTGCCAAACGGGCATGTTTCCAGAGCCTGTCGCAGCGCATGACGAGTCGATCCTCCTTGGTTGCCCCGGTTATTGCATCGGTCGTTTTTAATGTATAGACAAAATAGCGAAGGAGCTACGAAAGCGATGTCCGACCTTTCTCCCCGTGCGATCATTGCCGACCTCGCCCTGCTGGAGGACGGCTGGGCCGCAGACGTGCGGATCATACTCCGGCAAGGGCGGATTTCCGGCATCGAGCGCGATACGGCGGTGCGCGCGGGCGACGAGCGCCATGGCTGCGTCATCCCTGCACTGGGCAACCTCCATAGCCACGCCTTCCAGCGCGGCATGGCCGGTCTTGCGGAGCGGCGCGGCCATAGTGACGACAGCTTCTGGACCTGGCGCGAGGTCATGTATCGCTTCCTCGACCGGATGACGCCGGACGATCTCCATGCGGTGGCGGCGATGGCCTATCTGGAGATGCTGGAAAGCGGCTTTGCCCGCGTCGGCGAGTTTCATTATCTCCATCACGCGCCGGATGGGCGGGCCTATGCCGACCCGGCGGAAATGAGCGTCGCCATTGCCCGCGCGGCGGCGGAAACGGGCATCGGCCTCACCCTGCTGCCGGTGTTCTACGCCCATTCCGGCTTCGGCGCGCTGCCGCCGAGCGAGGGGCAGCGGCGCTTCCTCCACGACCTCGACGGTTTCGCCCGCTTGCTCGAAGGTGCGGGCGGCGCCCTTGCCGGACTGGACGAGGCAGTGCTCGGTCTCGCCCCGCACAGCTTGCGGGCGGTTTCGCCGGAGCAGCTCGCGGCGCTCGAAAGTATGGCCGGGGCCGGGGCTGGTGCCGGCGCGGGGCCGATCCACATCCACATCGCCGAGCAGGTCCGCGAAGTGGAGGACTGCCTTGCCTGGAGCGGTCGGCGTCCGGTCGAATGGCTGCTCGATCATGCGGCCGTGGACAGGCGCTGGTGCCTCGTTCACGCCACGCACATGACGCAGGGCGAGGCCCGCGCCGTGGCTCGCAGCGGCGCCGTGGCGGGGCTTTGCCCGATAACCGAGGCCAACCTGGGCGACGGTCTGTTCCCCGCCGAGGAGTTCCTTGCCGAAGGCGGCGTCTATGGCATCGGCAGCGACTCGAACGTGCTGATCGATGCGGCCGAGGAATTGCGCCTGCTGGAATATGGCCAGCGGCTCACCCGGCGCGGCCGCAATCTGCTGGCGGATGCTGCCACGCCTTCCACGGGCGAGGCGGTCTGGCGGCGTGCGCTGGACGGCGGCGGGCAGGCGCTCGGCGCAAAGGGCGGGCTTTCCATCGGCTTGGCCTTCGACGCGCTCTCGCTCGACCTCGGCCATCCGTCACTGGCGGCGCGCGGGGCTGATCGCCTGCTCGACGGGCTGGTTTTCGCCGCGGGGCGGAGCGCGGTGGATTGCGTCTGGCGCTTCGGCGCACAGGTGGTAAGCGGTGGCCGACATCATGCACGGGACGGGGTCGTCCGGCGCTATACAGAGACGTTGAACAGGCTGATCGGGTGAACACACCGCTCCACGAACGCATCCGTCTGGATTTCGAAACGCGCATCCTGTCCGGCGCGCTCGCGCCCGGCGCGCGCCTGCCGACCGAGCAGGAACTGATGGAACTCTATCGCTGCGCACGGATGACGGTGAACAAGGCGCTGTCCGCACTGGCGACGGCGGGGCTGGTGGACCGCCGCAAGAAAGCCGGCACTTTCGTCGCCCGGCCACGCGTGCATTCGATGGCGATGGATATCCCGGATCTCGGCGCCCAGGTGGCGGAGCGCGGACAGGCTTATCGCTTCGACCTCTCGCTGCGCCGCGAAATGCGCGCGACACAGGCGCGGCTGGAGTGGAAGGTGGACAGTTCGGTGCCGCTGCTCGAACTGGAAGGCATACACTTCGCCGATGGCGCGCCGTTCGCGCTGGAGCACCGCTTCGTGAATGTCGCCGCCGTTTCCGAGATACTAGATGCCGATTTCACCGGCTCCTCGCCCGGCACATGGCTGCTGGAGCACGTCCCCTGGACCGAGGCCGATGCCCGGATCACCGCAACCGGGGCCAGTGCGGCCGAAGCGCGGTTGCTGGCCGTCGAACCGGGAGCGCCCTGCCTTTGCGTGGAGCGCAAGACCTGGCGCGGCCTCGAGCCGATCACCTATGTGCGCCAGCAGTTCGTCGCCGGTGCCTATGAACTGACGGCACATTTCGGACCGGGCGCGTCGGCGCGCCGCGAGGCCTGAGAGATCCACGCCGCCTCGCACAATAGACCTGTCGGATGCTTCCTTGAGATGCCTCAGTTCAGCGCAGGTCCCGGCGGGGCGTTGAGGAGGGCTTGCTGGTGGAATGAGAGGCCTCACTGGGGCCGCTTCTCGCCACGACGTTGCGCGGCCAACTGCAAAAGCCTCTCGATGTTCGGAACGGCCTGTGTCACGGGCTGGTCGGCATTTCGGCGGCAACTGAACAGCAGCAAGCCACCTTGCGATGGGAAATCAATGGCGAGAGCCATGGGATTTCTTGGGATGATCTACAGGAGCAGTTAGGGTGGCTTTCAAGACTGCCCCGCGCCGTTTCGGTTATCTCGACTCCGTCGCTGGCGCGCGCCGGAAACAGGGCCATAAACAGCGCCGAAAACAGAGCGTGGTGGCGATCAGAGTTCTCACTGAATGTGTCCGAACCATGAGACTGCTGCTATAACTGTGCCGGTCTCCGCCTCCTCGTGAGGGGGAGGAGGGGCGAGGTGGAAACCGGTATCGGGGGCGCTGTTCACGCCTGGCCTTTGCTCTGTGGCGGAGCTTCGGAAGTTGGCCAGACGACATCCAGCCGGCTGTGGGTGATGCGCCAAGCGCCGTCGATGCGCCGATACTCGTCCGCATAGAGGCCCAGCAGAAGCAGGGGATTGGGATCGGACTTGGAGGCTGTCTCGAAGTCGATGAGATAACAGGAGCCGGTCGCACTGTCCGGGCCGGTCTGCTCAATCAGGTGGTTGGCGATGGGGTGCATGAAGGGATAGTGGTCCCGCCGGTCGCGATCGAACAGAGCATAGGCATCCTTGAGCCCGGCCTTGATCGCCTCGAGCCCTTCCATCCGCCCCACCGTCACTTCGACCACCGCATTGGCGGCAAACACCTGGTCGAGAGCGTCGATCCGGTTTCCGTCGAGAAGATGCGAATAGCGGATACGCAGGTTGCGAATCTCGTCTTTGTCGAGCAAGGCTTGGATCTTGTCTTGCATGTTTTCGTACACCTTGTCGTAAGGATCAGGCTGGCCCGAGAGGCTGGATCGTGGGGAGAGGTTCGCGAACGTCGTCGCGAACGGCGACGCAAAGCGAGGACGGCAGGCTGAGGCGCAGCGACGCGGTGTCGCCGGCCTGCTCCCGGTTAGGTCGTAAACTCATAAACGGCACCATCGAGGTTTGAGGCAAAATGGCTCAGCGCCAGGAGGGAGGGCGATGGAATATGTCGATATTTCAAGCCTTCCCGACGCAGCGATGGGCCATTTTGGTCAAATCCCGAAGGGACGTCCAAATGGCTTCCATCTCGAACCGAAGCTGCCTTGGACGGGCAACCAGCCCGCCCGGCGGCACCTTCGGCCCGAGCTGTTCGCCATTTGGGCGCCTCGATGGTGCCGTTTATGAGTTTACGACCTGGTGCTTGGTTCAGCCATTTTTGCCGGCTTCCTCTTCCTCCCAGGTGGGGTAATCGGTGTAGCCGCGCGCGCCGAGGTCACCGTACCAGGTGGCGCGGTCGGCAGCGTTGGTCGGATGGCCGGCGCGCATGCGCTCGACCAGGTCGGGGTTGGCAATGAACGGGCGGCCGAAGGCGATGAGGTCGAGCTCGCCCGACTGCAGGGCCGCCTCGGCGGTGTCCTTCTCGAAGCCGCCTGCGGCAATCAGGATGCCGGTATAGGTGTTACGGAAATCGCGTGCGAAGTTTTCGGGCATCTTCTCGGCGCCAATCGTCAGCTGATCGCTGAGATGCACATAGGCAAGGCTGCGCTTCTCGAACTCGCTCGCCAGCGTGACCCAGGTTTCGGCCTCGTCTTCGTAGGGCTTCATGCCGAACAGGCGGCCGAACGGCGAGACCCGCACGCCGACCCGGTTACTGCCGATCTCCGCGCTGATCGCGTCGAGCGTTTCGAGCATGAAGCGCAGGCGGTTCGCGATCGAGCCACCATAGCGGTCCTCGCGCTTGTTGAGCGCGCCGTTGACGAACTGCTCGAAGAGGTAGCCATTGGCGCCGTGAAGCTCGACGCCGTCGAAACCGGCATCGATGGCCGTGCGCGCCGCCCGCACGAAGTCGTGGGTAATTCGGGCGACTTCCTCGGTCTCAAGCGCGCGCGGAGGGCTGGCAGCGAGCGTCTTGGCGGTGCCGTTCTCGTCGCGCCCGAAAGCCCAGACGTTCTCGCCCACGCTTGATGAACACGAAACCGGCGACTGTTCCTCGCCCAGGATCGAGGTGTGCGAGACACGCCCCACATGCCAGAGCTGGGCAAACATGCGGCCACCTTTCGCGTGAACCGCGTCGGTCACACGCCGCCAGCCTGCGGCCTGCTCGTGCGTATAGAGGCCCGGATTGAACAAGTAGCCGCAGCCTTCCAGCGAGACCGGGGCCCCTTCGCTGATGATGAGGCCTGCGCCAGCGCGCTGGCTGTAGTACTTCACGGTCAGGTCGTC encodes:
- the hutI gene encoding imidazolonepropionase; amino-acid sequence: MRCDRLWKHARLATMAGEGLGLVENGLVASQDGAILYAGPEAGAPPFDAAETIDCAGRWITPGLIDCHTHLVFGADRSREFELRLEGASYEEIARAGGGIVSTMKATRAASEDELVASALPRLDALISEGVTTVEVKSGYGLDLASEIKMLRAARRLGELRPVRIVTTFLGAHALPPEFAGDADGYIGHICELMLPAVAQAGLADAVDAFCEGIGFSPEQTERLFVAAKAHGLPVKLHAEQLSNLHGSALAARHGALSADHLEHLDSEGVAAMAASGTVATLLPGAYYFCRETVLPPVAALRAAGVPIALATDCNPGTSPLTSLLMAMNMGATLFRLTVPECLAAVTRNAAQALGLSHRLGTLEPGKACDLAIWDIERPADLVYRMGFNPLHARIWSGQ
- a CDS encoding formimidoylglutamate deiminase, with the protein product MSDLSPRAIIADLALLEDGWAADVRIILRQGRISGIERDTAVRAGDERHGCVIPALGNLHSHAFQRGMAGLAERRGHSDDSFWTWREVMYRFLDRMTPDDLHAVAAMAYLEMLESGFARVGEFHYLHHAPDGRAYADPAEMSVAIARAAAETGIGLTLLPVFYAHSGFGALPPSEGQRRFLHDLDGFARLLEGAGGALAGLDEAVLGLAPHSLRAVSPEQLAALESMAGAGAGAGAGPIHIHIAEQVREVEDCLAWSGRRPVEWLLDHAAVDRRWCLVHATHMTQGEARAVARSGAVAGLCPITEANLGDGLFPAEEFLAEGGVYGIGSDSNVLIDAAEELRLLEYGQRLTRRGRNLLADAATPSTGEAVWRRALDGGGQALGAKGGLSIGLAFDALSLDLGHPSLAARGADRLLDGLVFAAGRSAVDCVWRFGAQVVSGGRHHARDGVVRRYTETLNRLIG
- a CDS encoding UTRA domain-containing protein, which codes for MNTPLHERIRLDFETRILSGALAPGARLPTEQELMELYRCARMTVNKALSALATAGLVDRRKKAGTFVARPRVHSMAMDIPDLGAQVAERGQAYRFDLSLRREMRATQARLEWKVDSSVPLLELEGIHFADGAPFALEHRFVNVAAVSEILDADFTGSSPGTWLLEHVPWTEADARITATGASAAEARLLAVEPGAPCLCVERKTWRGLEPITYVRQQFVAGAYELTAHFGPGASARREA
- a CDS encoding nuclear transport factor 2 family protein, coding for MQDKIQALLDKDEIRNLRIRYSHLLDGNRIDALDQVFAANAVVEVTVGRMEGLEAIKAGLKDAYALFDRDRRDHYPFMHPIANHLIEQTGPDSATGSCYLIDFETASKSDPNPLLLLGLYADEYRRIDGAWRITHSRLDVVWPTSEAPPQSKGQA
- a CDS encoding alkene reductase; the protein is MTKLFEPFDLSGLQLRNRVVMAPMTRARALDTVPDDLTVKYYSQRAGAGLIISEGAPVSLEGCGYLFNPGLYTHEQAAGWRRVTDAVHAKGGRMFAQLWHVGRVSHTSILGEEQSPVSCSSSVGENVWAFGRDENGTAKTLAASPPRALETEEVARITHDFVRAARTAIDAGFDGVELHGANGYLFEQFVNGALNKREDRYGGSIANRLRFMLETLDAISAEIGSNRVGVRVSPFGRLFGMKPYEDEAETWVTLASEFEKRSLAYVHLSDQLTIGAEKMPENFARDFRNTYTGILIAAGGFEKDTAEAALQSGELDLIAFGRPFIANPDLVERMRAGHPTNAADRATWYGDLGARGYTDYPTWEEEEAGKNG